The Xiphophorus maculatus strain JP 163 A chromosome 7, X_maculatus-5.0-male, whole genome shotgun sequence region TTTTATCTAATACTAAAAAATGTATGGCATTAAATCTTGTGCAATATGATGCAcaaattttctcacattttgttagGAACAgagctttatattttattgggattgtaTGACCAAGACAAAGCTTTGGGAAATTGTAAAATATAGGGAAAATTATACTTAGGTCCTCAAGCATAAGCTCTGATTCATATGTACATGTCAGGCTTGTAGCTTAGAATATCTGCAGCTTAGAATATCTGCCATAAAATGTGGcaacacagaaaatgtgttgtgtTATTCTATTTAAACAACTGGACATAGAATATGACTTAAACCATCAACCAGCCTCGTCAATTCTTGGACATCTGGAGTGTAActacaacccctggcaaaaagtatggaatcaccagtcttggatgagcactcattcagacatttcatgctgtaaaacaaactcagatcaaaaacatgatacaatattaaggtcgttccaaagtgcaactcgttggctttcaggaacactcaaagaaatgaagagaaactattgtgggagtcagtgaatgatacttttattgaccaagcacagggaaataaatatggaatcactcaattctgaggaaaaaagtgtggaatcactcaaattggaggtagaaaaaaaaggacacacccagtctatttcctttccctaaatggacacctgccccagattagatgtgcccgttagtgtgcagttcaaaacacctgcagtcatgacaccttggagggctgctggacgaagtggagtggtgagaaccatggctccaacaagagaaatgtcccttgaaacaaaagagaggattgtgaaacttCTTGAGGAAGGTAACCCTTCACGCATGGTTGCTAAAGATGTGGGCTGTTCACAGTCAGCTGTATCCAAGATATGgaccaaatacaaacagcatggaatggttgttaaagccaagcgtactggtagaccaagaaagacatcaaagcgtcaagacaaacaacttaaggccatttgtcttgaaaaccgaaaaagtacaactaaacagatgaagcataaatgggaggaagttggagtcaatgtatgtgaccgaaccgtaagaaatcgcctaaaggagatgggatttcaatacaggaaagctaaacgaaaaccagcattgacacctaaacataaaagaacgagactccaatgggctaaggagaggcaatcatggactgtggatgactggatgaaagttgtcttcagtgatgagtcaagaatctgcattggacaaggtgatgatgctggaacttttgtttggtgccgttccagtgagatttatgaagaggcctgcctgaagaaaacaaccaaatttccacagtccttgatgatatggggctgcatgtcaggcaaaggcactggggagatgactgtggttaattcttctatcaatgcacaagtttacattgacattttggacagttttctcatcccttcaattgaacagatgtttggtgatgatgaaataattttccaagatgacaatgcatcgtgccatcgggcaaaaacagtgaaggcattccttgaagaaagacacattcagtcgatgtcatggcctgcaaatagtccagatctcaacccaattgaaaacctgtggtggagattgaaaaaaatggtccacaagaagggtccaaccagcaaagctgatctggcaactgctatcaaagagagttggcaccaaattgatgcagaatactgtttgtcactcatcaagtccatgcctcacagactgaaagctgttataaaagccaaaggtggtgcaactaaatactagtgatgtattttgaatggtcttttgtttatgcgtttttcatgattccatacttttttcctcagaattgagtgattccatatttatttccctgtgcttggtcaataaaagtatcattcactgacttccacaatgttttctcttcatttctttgagtgttcctgaaggccaacaagttgcactttggaacgaccttaatattgtatcatgtttttgatctgagtttgttttacagcatgaaatgtctgaatgagtgctcatccaagactggtgattccatactttttgccaggggttgtacATGGAGTCTTGAACTGATGTCTATGAAATTAAAGACCTGGTTAATGTCAGGCCACTAAGCCTGTTCTGATGCTTTTAGGGAGATGGATTGTACTTGAATCCCAGGTACAAAGTAATTCAACATGCTCTAAAATGCAACTTTAATACACTTTTAAGAAATCTGACAGTTCATCCCCTTCATTGGATTTTATAGTTTATTCTGCAAATCTATTTTCTGACCTGTGATAGATGAATCAGTATtgtttgagaaaaagaaaaaagtttgtgcaaagaacaaataaacttcaaactatttaaaaattgGTTAAAgatgtatttaattttgatggTTAAACAAATTGACCATATGCACTGAACATGTTATGTGGTGCTTTTTGTCAATGGTAATGTTAAAATTGTgcattaaatgattatttttctacaaaaggAGTTCCATTTAATCAGATCACATTGATTAACATGTTTTAACGAATTGATGTGTCTGTGTGAGGGTGCCACATTATGTTATTACTCTGTTAATAATTCAACAAAACTGCTATTTTAACACAACACTGTAAAGAAATACAATTATTGTGCTAAATAACTTTAACAAGGCAGTTGCATTGAATTATTAGCACAGTAAATGTGTCGTTCTTATACAGACTCATTGTGTTGGGTTTTGACTCAGTTTGTGCCACATCTGTTTTCAGTGTTGCCTTCATGGCCCTGCACACGTGAGGTTAATAAGGTtctgattgttcccaggtggaCCTGAAAGGTGAACACCTGAACGTCGCTAAGATCTCAGACAACGGTaagaagcagaggaagaacTGGACTTCGATGTGGACAGTGCTGACCACGGATGAACTGCTGCTGTataaagacaaacaggaaaccGGTGTGGTACGGAACTGTCTAAATTCAACCATGATACCAGAGTCAACCTCAGAGACTTGACCTGCTTAGTTCTTTAGTATCAGTTTGTTGCTCTGTTGTCAGCAGGAAGTGTATTAATCGCTCATGTTGTGTGCAACATTCCCCGTGTTTAGAAACCAGGAAGTAAAACTGATGTGGTTCAGCTTTGTGGGGCCGTCATTGAGTGGGCAGCGGAGAAGTCcagcaagaaaaatgtcttccagGTAACCACCTCTGATCCATCGCCTTGTCTAAAGGGCAGCTTGTGGATCTTTAAAACTGAATTGTAACTTTTCTCTCTGTTCCAGATCACAACTAACACAGGAAGTGAATACCTCATCCAGACTGACAGTTTCCCCACTGCCAGCAAATGGCACGAAGCCATCAGAAAAACTGTCGACTCATCAGTAAGAAACCACATCAAACTCCAACAGTCTGGTGAAATAGTTTTCCTTCAGGTGCATAAAAATTGGAGTGATGTCTCACtgtgattttttcttttggtttagaCGAGAGAGGGCAAAGGTTTTGCTCTGCGGAGGTCCAACAGCTCAGATTTACTGTCCAGGCACAGCTCCTTACCTGGACATGGATCCGTCTCACCCAACATGAAGCAAAGAAATCCAGTTCACAGACGCTCCATCAGTaagtacaaaatacatttatatgctTAAAATTAGGATTAAATCATAATCAGATTCAGTCAGGATTTACAAACACGGGGTTTGTAAATAAGATACAACAGCGTTTATGAACAGAGACACAAACCGGAATCAACAACAGCTTTGTGGGGTTATGCATTGACCTATTGTTGCTAtagagataataaaataaacatctggaAGATGGGAGacagtaaagtaaaataattaaatagttACTGCAAATTTTGCGGAATGCAAATACCTTGTTATTATCGAGGTAGGTAATAATAAGTTGCATTTGCGTGAGTGACTTTACTTTTTACTTCAATGTGACTAATTATCTTACAGTAACATGTGCCTACTCTACCCACTGTGTGTGGACCCTTCTCGAAGTGACAGAAATAGCATTCTCTGTAACCAAACACACATCCGCCCACACAGTTCATGATAATGTGATACTTCTGTTGATACGTTAGTTCCTGTCTGCCAACGGTGCCTACTTCAAAAGAACTAGTTTGCAATGTTCAAACAGACATTACTTGGTGTCGGTATGGTTTTCAAAAGCTTTAGTTTGAGAAAAAGtgagatttgtttttccatgaggctaaatttatttttcactttattaattaaaaaaaataaagttagattACATGACATTACAATCAATTTCTTGATGGTTTTATATTCACTTTTTTGAATTACAGCTTTTTTCACATGCGTcaacatcattttaaatgtttatttttacgtCTATTGCAGTTTTCAGCTAACTTTTTATCATGTGATAAGTGCAATATAAGTAATTATTTGCAGTCTTTAAGTGAGATGTTTTTATCTAGAGAATTGGACCCaaatttcattgtataatattTCATTGTTACAATGAAAATGAAGATTCTACTCTATTCTAAAACAGTTATTTGTTCTGATCCACTTAAGACTATATGCTGCTGTAGTTAGGAAAACTACAGCGGCACATCTTTAGTAGTGATGCATTACAACGTGCACCaaatgacaaagaaatttgATCTCAAACTCAGTTTTCCATTTGAACTTTAACCTTTCCATGTCCTGAAACTCATTTCTTAACTGAGTTTTCCTCTGAGTTGATCCATTTCAGCTGGATGTGGATATAAACCGAATATGAGCTTataattgaatatttaattgttttccaGACGTGTTTGGCAGCTCGAAGCTGAAACACAGCGCCTCAGACAGTGCAGACAAGAATGGAGTGAAAAACAGACTGAAGAAGTTCATCATCAGACGTCCGTCCATGAAAACACTGCAGGAGAAAGGCCTCATCAAAGGTTGTAacatatcaaaaatgtttttatttctataaaaaaaatcaatcagtgAATCTATCCATGTTTTAATGCTGGTAATGAGCAATTAAAACATCCACATAATAAACTTAGAATGTATCTTGTGGCTCTGCACAGATTAGCATGTAGTatgaatagatggatggatatgatttgcatgtttttgcatttaaaatgcagttaaagCTGTGAAAAGCTGTGCTAAactaataaattgttttattgttgcctGAGAGATGAAGTCTAAACAGAATGTAGATATTTTAACCTggacattttctccttttaaatcTCAGACCGAGTATTTGGTTGCCACCTGCTGACGCTCTGCGATCGTGAAGGAACCACAGTTCCTAAATTTGTAAGGATTTGTTTAGAAGCTGTTGAGAAACGAGGTACGTTCAGCGGAAGATGTATTATTTTCTGCCAGCTCTGCCTTTTACACAGAGTTGATTCATCAGTCAGACCTTAATCATCTAAATCAGCTGACCTAGAGTGATAGAATGTCTTAATCTGCTGACTGGATACATATCATTTAATTGTCCATGAACTGTTTCAATGTTTTCAGGTCTAGACGCAGACGGGATCTACAGGGTCAGTGGAAATCTGGCCACAATCCAGAAACTTCGCTTCATTGTTGACCAAGGTGTGCTTGAAGgaaatgcatttcatttgatcaaaactgaaaatctgctgctggtttctCTAATTACAATGTTGTGACTTAAACTAAAGATTAAACCTCAGATTGAGAAACCAAACccctttttgttctgttctgtccCAGAGGAAGAGCTGGACCTGGATCACAACCAGTGGGAGGACATCCACGTCATCACAGGAGCTCTAAAGATGTTTTTCCGTGAGCTGCCAGAGCCGCTGTTCCCCTTCAGGTTCTTCCAGCAGTTTGTGGAGGCAGTCAGTGAGTAAACcctgaaaaataatcagatttttttctctctttgggTTATTATGTCTGTCTGATCGATTTGGCTTTAGCTAAACAATGGGGAAAATTGTTGcagttgaaatttaaaaatattaagtcatgaataaatgaaatgctTTGACGAAGACGTTCAAATGGATGGAAACTGACACTGATGTTGTTTCTCAACAgagattaaagaaaacaaacagaaaactcagGCTGTGAAGAAACTGATCCAGCAGCTGCCGAAGCCCAACCATGACACCATGAAGCTGCTTTTCAGCCACCTGCAAAAGTAAATCTCctggaaaaaatattattctacT contains the following coding sequences:
- the LOC102222921 gene encoding rho GTPase-activating protein 15; the protein is MASTRITNLQNAIKQVPLIQTPQQGAGAQGAVQMRIKSSQGSADRLSQSKSMVLQDSDLPQKPLSRHRRNQSQHGVVLSVATAFEPLVDLKGEHLNVAKISDNGKKQRKNWTSMWTVLTTDELLLYKDKQETGVKPGSKTDVVQLCGAVIEWAAEKSSKKNVFQITTNTGSEYLIQTDSFPTASKWHEAIRKTVDSSTREGKGFALRRSNSSDLLSRHSSLPGHGSVSPNMKQRNPVHRRSINVFGSSKLKHSASDSADKNGVKNRLKKFIIRRPSMKTLQEKGLIKDRVFGCHLLTLCDREGTTVPKFVRICLEAVEKRGLDADGIYRVSGNLATIQKLRFIVDQEEELDLDHNQWEDIHVITGALKMFFRELPEPLFPFRFFQQFVEAVKIKENKQKTQAVKKLIQQLPKPNHDTMKLLFSHLQKVLAFSRKNLMSTQGIGIVFGPTLMWPELDAGNMAVNMVYQNQIVEFILIESREIFDLDRM